The following proteins are co-located in the Engraulis encrasicolus isolate BLACKSEA-1 chromosome 2, IST_EnEncr_1.0, whole genome shotgun sequence genome:
- the qtrt1 gene encoding queuine tRNA-ribosyltransferase catalytic subunit 1: MAAPCGPDIIPGVVVEKRETSEMLSKKAASMAPLALRIVAECPVTKARACDLTLPHCVVDTPVFMPVGTQGTLKGITVDQLEALDCKICLGNTYHLGTRPGPELIDKADGLHGFMGWKRNLLTDSGGFQMVSLVELSEVTEEGVKFRSPYDGKEILLTPEESIHIQNCLGSDIMMQLDDVVSSTVTGPRVEEAMHRSIRWLDRCMAANKKPDKQNLFAIIQGGLNAELRKVCLDEMTKRDVPGFAIGGLSGGEEKDDFWKMVTLSTDHLPRCKPRYLMGVGYAVDLVVCVALGCDMFDCVFPTRTARFGSALVPWGSLQLKTKQFAKDLQPIDADCQCPTCKRHTRAYLHALLKCDTAGMHHITVHNISYQLNLMRSVRQSIIEKRFPEFVRAFMKRMFPSSDQYPRWAVDALASVNITLD, translated from the exons ATGGCGGCGCCCTGTGGTCCAGATATAATTCCTGGAGTTGTAGTTGAAAAGCGTGAAACAAGCGAAATGTTATCCAAAAAAGCTGCGTCAATGGCACCTTTGGCTCTGCGAATCGTGGCCGAATGTCCAGTGACCAAAGCCAGAGCCTGCGACCTCACGTTGCCACACTGTGTCGTGGATACACCGGTGTTCATGCCTGTTGGCACGCAAGGGACCCTCAAGGGAATCACTGTAGATCAGCTGGAAGCACTTGACTGTAAAATCTGCCTCGGCAATACCTACCATTTGGGTACGAGACCG GGCCCTGAATTAATTGACAAAGCAGATGGACTTCACGGTTTCATGGGTTGGAAAAGAAATCTGCTAACG GACAGTGGAGGTTTTCAAATGGTGTCCCTTGTTGAGTTGTCAGAAGTCACAGAGGAAGGTGTTAAGTTTCGCTCTCCATATGATGGAAAGGAAATTCTCCTTACACCTGAAGAGTCGATCCACATCCAGAATTGCCTCG GGTCAGACATCATGATGCAGCTTGACGACGTGGTGAGCAGCACGGTGACGGGGCCACGAGTAGAGGAGGCCATGCACCGCTCCATTCGCTGGCTGGACCGCTGCATGGCAGCCAATAAGAAGCCTGACAAGCAGAACCTCTTCGCCATCATACAGGGAGGACTGAACGCTGAGCTTCGCAAAGTATGCCTCGATG AAATGACAAAACGTGATGTTCCTGGTTTTGCCATTGGCGGGCTGAGTGGTGGCGAGGAAAAGGATGATTTCTGGAAGATGGTGACCCTCAGTACTGACCACTTGCCTCGGTGTAAACCCCGCTACCTAATGGGCGTGGG GTATGCAGTGGACCTAGTGGTATGTGTGGCACTTGGGTGTGACATGTTCGACTGTGTTTTCCCCACTCGCACAGCG AGGTTTGGCTCTGCGCTGGTTCCTTGGGGGTCCCTGCAGCTCAAGACAAAGCAGTTTGCCAAAGACTTGCAGCCCATTGATGCAGACTGCCAGTGCCCAACCTGCAAGAG ACACACGCGGGCCTACCTCCATGCTCTACTCAAATGTGACACTGCAGGAATGCACCATATAACTGTTCACAACATTTCCTACCAG CTTAATCTGATGCGTTCGGTGCGGCAGAGTATAATTGAGAAGAGGTTCCCTGAGTTCGTCAGGGCCTTCATGAAGCGCATGTTCCCTTCGTCGGATCAGTACCCCCGCTGGGCTGTGGACGCTCTCGCCTCAGTAAACATCACTCTGGACTAA